The Vibrio echinoideorum genome includes a region encoding these proteins:
- a CDS encoding TSUP family transporter, translating into MEITLEILAILFVVATAAGFIDAMAGGGGLLTLPALLAAGVPPTQALATNKLQSSFGSFSASWYFVRNGIVNIKEMRLAILCTFIGSAIGAELVQHIDASLLTSMIPLLLIAISLYFLLAPQTRTSEGKQKMSEAVFALCIGGGVGFYDGFFGPGTGSIFTVCFVAIGHFSLVDATARTKVLNFTSNIAALIFFVIAGLPIWELGLVMAVGGFMGAQLGAKVVVTKGQKWIRPLVIVMSMLMASKLLWEQHQQWILSVF; encoded by the coding sequence ATGGAAATCACTCTAGAGATATTGGCTATCTTGTTTGTTGTTGCGACGGCGGCAGGCTTTATTGATGCAATGGCTGGCGGCGGTGGGTTGTTGACTCTACCTGCATTGCTAGCGGCAGGCGTGCCACCAACGCAGGCATTGGCCACCAACAAACTTCAAAGTTCTTTTGGCAGCTTCTCGGCCAGTTGGTATTTCGTACGCAATGGTATCGTGAACATTAAAGAGATGCGGCTTGCCATTCTCTGTACTTTTATTGGTTCTGCGATTGGTGCAGAGTTAGTACAGCATATTGATGCGAGCTTGCTGACGAGTATGATCCCATTACTGCTTATCGCCATCTCTCTCTATTTCCTATTAGCACCACAAACCAGAACTTCTGAAGGTAAACAGAAGATGTCTGAGGCGGTGTTTGCTTTGTGCATTGGTGGCGGTGTTGGTTTCTATGACGGATTTTTTGGACCAGGAACGGGCTCTATTTTCACCGTCTGTTTTGTGGCTATCGGGCACTTCTCTTTGGTGGATGCTACTGCCCGAACTAAGGTTCTCAACTTTACCTCGAATATTGCTGCTCTAATCTTCTTTGTTATTGCTGGCTTACCCATTTGGGAGTTGGGTTTAGTGATGGCAGTTGGTGGCTTTATGGGCGCTCAGCTTGGCGCTAAAGTTGTGGTGACAAAAGGGCAGAAATGGATTCGCCCCCTTGTGATCGTAATGTCGATGTTAATGGCATCTAAACTGCTTTGGGAACAGCATCAACAATGGATTCTATCAGTGTTTTAA
- a CDS encoding LysR family transcriptional regulator: protein MLLEGIETLLVLSKAKTMSRTGSLLYISQSAVSKRIANLEKKLGKKLIEPSGRQIKLTPDAIALIESIGPAFNELRGLIYEQQELEDTTLITLDSSKSLIAGYLGEMMGQFIQQDKYITITTNHTPRIIERVQSGKATLGLCAGLLPPHHGLMTFHLFDEPFYIVSKAPLSELPPSVITNDMTNPANSYQLSVLEKFGIKPLMEMDAYTAAAQLALGGTGPALIPLSIVKTLNIEPQYLFSFAELKGLIRPIHICVRPNSYQSPRVKTLIESIVDAVPKAV from the coding sequence ATGCTACTCGAAGGAATCGAAACTCTATTAGTGCTGAGCAAAGCAAAGACCATGAGCCGCACCGGCAGTCTGCTTTATATCAGCCAATCAGCAGTCAGCAAACGGATTGCTAACTTAGAAAAGAAACTAGGTAAAAAGCTCATAGAACCAAGTGGCCGACAGATAAAACTAACTCCCGATGCGATTGCATTAATCGAGAGTATCGGCCCTGCGTTCAATGAGCTCCGTGGTCTTATTTATGAACAGCAAGAGTTGGAAGACACTACTCTCATCACCTTAGATAGCTCTAAGTCTCTGATCGCAGGTTATTTAGGAGAGATGATGGGGCAATTTATCCAACAAGATAAATACATCACGATTACTACTAATCACACCCCAAGAATTATAGAACGAGTTCAATCTGGTAAGGCAACCTTAGGACTATGCGCAGGCTTATTGCCACCTCATCATGGGTTAATGACTTTCCACCTGTTTGACGAACCGTTTTATATTGTGAGTAAGGCGCCACTTAGTGAGCTTCCTCCTTCAGTCATTACCAACGACATGACTAATCCGGCAAACTCATATCAGTTATCTGTGCTTGAAAAGTTCGGCATCAAACCCTTGATGGAGATGGATGCCTACACCGCAGCAGCCCAGTTAGCGTTGGGTGGGACAGGACCAGCACTAATCCCGCTATCTATAGTAAAAACACTCAATATTGAGCCTCAATACCTGTTTAGTTTTGCCGAATTGAAGGGGTTAATTCGACCCATTCATATCTGTGTCAGGCCAAATAGCTATCAGTCTCCACGAGTTAAAACACTGATAGAATCCATTGTTGATGCTGTTCCCAAAGCAGTTTAG